From the genome of uncultured Pseudodesulfovibrio sp., one region includes:
- the nadA gene encoding quinolinate synthase NadA: MENAKETIFRIKDERGDSLAVLGHHYQSDTVIDCTDIRGDSLELARKINGLEAEHVVFCGVYFMAESAAILSRPGQKIHIPDATATCPMADMAEAGRVRKTLDILEQDGTRIVPLTYVNSSAAVKGVVGERGGSVCTSANAKVMLEWALSQGDAVLFLPDQHLGNNTADVLGIPDEERLLLPHDVIHGDPALAINPDEAKGKKLILWPGYCPIHAEFTLDAVRRIRKTEPEAKIVVHPECDPAIVREADGNGSTTFLIKYAEEAPAGSTVYIGTEENLVNRLAAQYAGCKTIKPLLGALCEDMGKTTLENLARTLETLDTAAPVTVSNAVKEPAKVALERMLAVCS; the protein is encoded by the coding sequence GTGGAAAACGCCAAGGAAACCATTTTTCGTATAAAGGACGAACGGGGCGACTCGCTGGCCGTTCTCGGCCACCACTATCAGTCCGACACGGTCATCGACTGCACGGACATTCGCGGCGACTCCCTGGAGCTGGCCCGCAAGATCAACGGCCTTGAGGCCGAACACGTGGTCTTTTGCGGTGTCTACTTCATGGCCGAGTCCGCGGCCATCCTGAGCCGGCCCGGCCAGAAGATCCACATCCCGGACGCGACCGCCACCTGCCCCATGGCCGACATGGCCGAAGCAGGCCGCGTGCGCAAGACCCTGGACATCCTGGAACAGGACGGGACCCGAATTGTGCCCCTGACCTACGTCAACTCGTCGGCCGCCGTTAAAGGCGTGGTCGGCGAACGCGGCGGCTCGGTCTGCACCTCGGCCAACGCCAAGGTCATGCTTGAATGGGCTCTGAGCCAGGGAGACGCGGTTCTCTTTCTGCCCGACCAGCACCTGGGCAACAACACCGCGGACGTACTTGGCATCCCCGATGAAGAACGCCTGCTGCTGCCCCACGACGTCATCCACGGCGACCCGGCCCTGGCAATCAATCCGGACGAGGCCAAAGGCAAGAAGCTTATCCTCTGGCCCGGATACTGCCCCATCCACGCCGAGTTCACCCTGGACGCCGTGCGCCGAATCCGCAAGACGGAGCCCGAGGCAAAGATCGTGGTCCATCCTGAATGCGACCCCGCTATCGTCCGTGAGGCCGACGGCAACGGCTCCACAACCTTCTTGATCAAATACGCGGAAGAGGCCCCTGCCGGGTCCACCGTGTACATCGGCACCGAGGAGAACCTGGTCAACCGTCTGGCCGCCCAATACGCGGGTTGCAAGACCATCAAGCCCCTGCTCGGCGCATTGTGCGAAGACATGGGCAAGACCACGCTGGAGAACCTCGCCCGAACCCTGGAAACCCTCGACACAGCCGCGCCCGTCACGGTGAGCAATGCCGTGAAGGAGCCCGCAAAAGTGGCCCTTGAACGCATGCTTGCCGTTTGCTCCTAG
- the nadC gene encoding carboxylating nicotinate-nucleotide diphosphorylase, which yields MSTNLFDEFFQAEAKMFLLATIRIALAEDGSDLTSQGLFTDTDMAQAMIVAKQDTVVAGLPIIPLVLEFGGQDSQVHLNVDDGDTVSEGTMVAAIQGPASQLLKAERVMLNFLCHMSGIANMTAQYVKALEGTKTTLLDTRKTLPGLRFPEKYAVLAGGGKNHRLTLSDMLMLKDNHIDRAGSITEAVRQLQTVHSPCPPIEVECRTIEEVEEACKCDIKRIMLDNMDAETAKTALSMIPDTIETEISGNVSLETIRDIAEIGPDFISVGKLTHSAPSSDFSMQFVPLG from the coding sequence ATGTCTACCAACCTTTTCGACGAATTTTTCCAGGCAGAAGCCAAAATGTTTCTGCTGGCCACCATCCGTATAGCCCTGGCCGAGGACGGCTCGGACCTTACCAGCCAGGGGCTGTTCACCGACACCGATATGGCGCAGGCCATGATCGTGGCCAAACAGGACACCGTGGTTGCCGGGTTGCCGATCATCCCACTCGTGCTCGAGTTCGGCGGCCAGGACAGCCAGGTCCACCTCAACGTGGATGACGGCGACACCGTGTCCGAAGGAACCATGGTCGCGGCCATCCAGGGCCCGGCCAGCCAACTGCTCAAGGCGGAACGGGTCATGCTCAACTTTCTTTGCCATATGTCCGGCATCGCGAACATGACCGCACAGTACGTCAAGGCCCTTGAAGGCACCAAGACCACCCTGCTCGACACCCGCAAGACTCTGCCCGGGCTCCGCTTCCCCGAAAAATACGCGGTTCTGGCCGGTGGCGGGAAAAACCACCGCCTGACCCTGTCCGACATGCTCATGCTCAAGGACAACCATATCGACCGGGCCGGGTCCATTACCGAGGCAGTTCGCCAGCTTCAGACCGTCCACTCGCCCTGCCCGCCCATCGAGGTGGAATGCCGGACGATTGAAGAAGTGGAAGAAGCGTGCAAATGCGATATAAAACGGATCATGCTCGACAATATGGACGCCGAGACAGCCAAGACCGCCCTGTCCATGATCCCTGACACCATCGAGACGGAAATCAGCGGCAACGTCTCACTGGAAACCATCCGCGACATCGCCGAAATCGGGCCGGACTTCATCTCCGTGGGCAAGCTGACCCACTCCGCCCCCAGCTCCGATTTCAGCATGCAATTCGTGCCGTTGGGTTAA
- a CDS encoding TrkH family potassium uptake protein, producing MRWRYVLHVIGALVACVGLTMVLPLGWGLYYHDGTAQPLAMSMGITVLVGGSAFFIFRDRSHKASIMTHREGMAIVALGWFAAGAFGGLPFWLGGTFNSVVDCVFESLSGFSTTGSSVLADIEAVPRGLLFWRSLTHWLGGMGIIVLSLAILPFLGVGGMQLYKAEVPGPSPDKLKPRIKDTAMTLWKVYVLFSAVETVLLMFGGMDLFDALCHTFGTMATGGFSTKNASVAGFDSAYIDYVITVFMLIAGVNFSLHYLLLKWKPSAMFKDPEFRVFAGMVLAFVVILTIVVLVSGNYDNPADAVRYTSFQVASILTTTGFATADYELWPGLAQAIILFCMFVGGCAGSTGGGMKVMRIMLLFKQSYQELFRLIHPRSVSHVKMGRTVVKDDVISGVWGFAFLWVGLLVLAAFVVAATGVDVVTSFAASLACIGNIGPGIGGVGPTDNFAWMPDAAKWVLTFCMVLGRLEIYTVIILFVPEFWRK from the coding sequence ATGCGCTGGCGTTATGTCCTGCACGTCATTGGGGCGTTGGTGGCCTGTGTGGGCCTGACCATGGTCCTGCCCTTAGGCTGGGGGCTGTATTACCACGACGGCACTGCGCAACCTCTGGCCATGTCCATGGGCATCACCGTACTGGTGGGTGGGAGCGCCTTTTTCATCTTCCGCGACCGCTCCCACAAGGCGTCAATCATGACCCACCGGGAGGGCATGGCTATCGTGGCGCTAGGCTGGTTCGCGGCCGGAGCCTTCGGCGGCCTGCCGTTTTGGCTTGGCGGAACTTTCAACTCCGTGGTGGACTGCGTTTTCGAGTCTCTTTCCGGGTTCAGCACCACCGGATCATCCGTGCTGGCCGACATCGAGGCCGTGCCGCGCGGGCTCCTCTTCTGGCGCAGCCTGACCCATTGGCTGGGCGGCATGGGCATCATTGTTCTGTCTCTGGCCATTCTGCCGTTTCTCGGTGTTGGCGGCATGCAGCTCTACAAGGCCGAGGTCCCCGGGCCATCTCCGGACAAGCTCAAGCCGCGCATCAAGGATACGGCCATGACCTTGTGGAAGGTCTATGTCTTGTTCAGTGCGGTGGAGACCGTGCTGCTGATGTTCGGAGGCATGGATCTGTTCGACGCTCTGTGCCACACCTTCGGAACCATGGCCACGGGCGGTTTTTCCACCAAAAATGCCTCGGTCGCCGGTTTCGATTCAGCCTACATCGATTATGTCATCACCGTATTCATGCTCATCGCGGGCGTGAATTTCTCTCTTCATTATCTGCTCCTCAAGTGGAAGCCTTCGGCCATGTTCAAGGATCCTGAGTTCAGGGTGTTCGCGGGCATGGTTCTGGCCTTTGTGGTCATCCTGACCATTGTCGTGCTGGTCTCGGGCAATTACGACAACCCGGCGGATGCGGTGCGCTACACTTCGTTCCAGGTGGCCTCCATCCTGACCACCACAGGATTTGCCACGGCCGATTACGAGCTGTGGCCCGGTCTGGCTCAGGCCATCATCCTGTTCTGCATGTTTGTGGGCGGATGCGCCGGCTCCACCGGAGGCGGCATGAAGGTCATGCGCATCATGCTGCTCTTCAAGCAGTCCTATCAGGAGCTGTTCCGGCTCATTCATCCTCGTTCGGTGAGTCATGTGAAAATGGGCCGTACCGTAGTCAAGGACGACGTTATCAGCGGTGTCTGGGGCTTCGCCTTCCTGTGGGTCGGGCTGCTCGTCCTGGCCGCCTTTGTGGTCGCGGCCACGGGCGTTGATGTGGTCACTTCCTTTGCCGCCTCTCTGGCCTGCATCGGCAACATCGGGCCGGGAATCGGCGGGGTAGGGCCGACGGACAACTTCGCCTGGATGCCGGATGCTGCCAAGTGGGTGTTGACCTTTTGCATGGTTTTGGGGCGGTTGGAAATCTATACCGTCATCATTCTCTTCGTACCCGAGTTTTGGCGTAAGTAG
- a CDS encoding molybdopterin-dependent aldehyde oxidoreductase, translated as MSSLFQKRMYINGVETNVFTDPDTSLAEVLREQLHLTGTKVGCGEGQCGACSVILNGKVIRSCITKMKRVPDYANITTIEGIGKPGALHPLQKAWSIHGAAQCGFCSPGFIVSAKGLLDTNDNPSRDEVREWFQKHRNACRCTGYKPLVDAVMAAAEVIRGEAPEESLEFKMPEDGRIWGSKYPRPTAEAKITGTLDYGADLGLKLPDDTLHIALVQADVHHADILSIDTSKAETMPGVAAVLTAKDVKGKNRIFGLVQSPYHKGDGWERPIINDTKVFQYGDVLAIVCADSKEQAEAAAKEVVFELDPLPAYLSAPEAMADDAMEIHPGTPNVYFTQPLIKGDDTAPIFERDDVAVVEGDFITSRQPHMPIEPDVSFAFMGDDGLLHIHSKSIAVHLHAFMIAEGMGLTPDKIALASNPMGGTFGYKLSPTSEALVGVAVMATGRPCFLRYNYFQQMTYTGKRSPFHISARMAADKKTGRILALEHDYSVDHGPYCEMGSVLTGRGIQFIGAGYDIPNIRGMGRTVCTNHAWGAAFRGFGGIQSVFAGETLVDEMARELDQDPLEFRYANCYREGSTTPTGAIPDVIALPQLLEALRPKYKEAKTRTARESTDEIKRGVGIAVGVYGAGADGVDSAEVFIQYDQDNGVTLGCSWEDHGQGADIGAVGTTHEALRPMGIPVEKIRFSWPDSSKQPPAGPAGASRSQVVVGSALKAACKAMMETLKKSDGTFMTYEEAIKAEKPTRFDGSYSSMGSVCDPETGLGTPFVNCMYTIYQAEVSVEVATGKVKVDRFSCVADLGAINNRLAVDGQIYGCIAQGIGLALSEDFEDIKKHSTMIGAGFPYIESIPDSMEIEYFENNLREHGPFGASGAGEGPMVNPHMAVINAIRDACGARIYRLPATPDRVLEALKAV; from the coding sequence ATGAGTTCATTGTTTCAAAAGAGAATGTACATCAATGGAGTGGAAACGAACGTTTTCACCGACCCCGACACTTCCCTGGCCGAAGTGCTCAGAGAGCAGTTGCATCTGACGGGCACGAAGGTGGGTTGCGGAGAAGGCCAATGTGGTGCCTGCTCCGTTATCCTCAACGGGAAGGTCATCCGTTCCTGCATAACCAAGATGAAGCGCGTCCCCGACTACGCCAACATCACGACTATTGAAGGAATCGGCAAACCCGGCGCCCTGCATCCGCTGCAAAAGGCATGGTCCATTCACGGTGCGGCGCAATGCGGCTTCTGTTCCCCGGGCTTCATCGTTTCCGCCAAGGGCCTGCTCGACACCAATGACAACCCGAGCCGCGACGAAGTCCGCGAGTGGTTCCAGAAGCACCGTAACGCCTGCCGTTGCACCGGGTACAAGCCGCTGGTCGATGCTGTCATGGCCGCGGCCGAGGTGATCCGGGGCGAAGCGCCCGAGGAAAGCCTTGAGTTCAAGATGCCTGAAGACGGACGCATCTGGGGCTCCAAGTACCCCCGCCCCACCGCGGAAGCCAAGATCACCGGCACGCTGGACTACGGCGCGGACCTCGGCCTGAAGCTGCCTGACGACACCTTGCACATCGCCCTGGTTCAGGCTGATGTCCACCACGCCGACATTCTGAGCATCGACACCTCCAAGGCCGAAACCATGCCCGGCGTGGCTGCGGTTCTCACGGCCAAGGACGTGAAGGGCAAGAACCGTATCTTCGGCCTGGTCCAGAGCCCCTACCACAAAGGCGACGGATGGGAACGGCCGATCATCAACGACACCAAGGTGTTCCAGTATGGCGACGTCCTGGCCATTGTCTGTGCGGACAGCAAGGAGCAGGCCGAGGCCGCGGCCAAGGAAGTAGTGTTTGAACTCGATCCCCTGCCCGCCTACCTCAGCGCCCCGGAAGCCATGGCCGACGACGCGATGGAGATTCACCCCGGCACGCCCAACGTGTATTTTACCCAGCCCCTTATCAAGGGTGACGACACAGCCCCGATCTTCGAGCGCGATGACGTGGCCGTGGTGGAAGGCGATTTCATCACAAGCCGCCAGCCCCACATGCCGATCGAACCGGACGTCTCCTTCGCGTTCATGGGTGATGATGGCCTGCTGCACATCCACAGCAAGTCCATCGCCGTGCACCTGCACGCGTTCATGATCGCAGAAGGCATGGGCCTTACCCCGGACAAGATCGCTCTGGCCTCCAACCCCATGGGCGGCACGTTCGGCTACAAGTTGAGCCCGACCTCCGAGGCTCTGGTGGGCGTGGCCGTGATGGCTACCGGCCGTCCCTGCTTCCTGCGCTACAACTACTTCCAGCAGATGACCTACACCGGCAAGCGGTCGCCGTTCCACATCTCCGCCCGCATGGCCGCCGACAAGAAAACCGGACGTATCCTGGCTCTGGAACACGACTACTCCGTGGACCACGGTCCCTACTGTGAAATGGGCAGCGTCCTGACGGGCCGCGGCATCCAGTTCATCGGTGCGGGATACGACATCCCGAATATCCGCGGTATGGGTCGCACCGTGTGCACCAACCACGCCTGGGGCGCGGCATTCCGCGGATTCGGCGGCATTCAGTCCGTTTTCGCGGGCGAAACGCTGGTCGATGAAATGGCCCGGGAGCTGGATCAGGATCCTTTGGAATTCCGTTACGCCAACTGCTACCGCGAGGGTTCCACGACCCCGACCGGAGCCATCCCCGACGTTATCGCCCTGCCCCAGCTGCTCGAAGCCCTGCGTCCCAAATACAAGGAAGCAAAGACGCGTACGGCCAGAGAATCCACTGATGAAATAAAGAGAGGCGTGGGCATCGCCGTGGGCGTCTACGGCGCCGGCGCGGACGGTGTGGACTCCGCAGAAGTCTTCATCCAGTACGACCAGGACAACGGCGTCACCCTGGGCTGCTCGTGGGAAGACCACGGACAGGGCGCGGACATCGGCGCTGTGGGGACGACCCACGAGGCCTTGCGCCCCATGGGCATCCCGGTCGAGAAAATCCGCTTCAGCTGGCCTGATTCCTCCAAGCAGCCTCCGGCCGGACCGGCTGGCGCATCGCGCTCCCAGGTTGTGGTCGGTAGCGCCCTGAAGGCCGCCTGCAAGGCCATGATGGAAACCTTGAAGAAGTCCGACGGCACTTTCATGACCTACGAAGAGGCCATAAAGGCCGAAAAGCCCACCCGCTTTGACGGCTCCTACAGCTCCATGGGCAGTGTCTGCGACCCGGAAACCGGGCTCGGAACCCCCTTCGTCAACTGCATGTACACCATCTACCAGGCCGAAGTATCGGTTGAGGTGGCCACAGGCAAGGTCAAGGTGGACCGTTTCTCCTGCGTCGCCGACCTCGGAGCCATCAACAACCGCCTGGCCGTCGATGGACAGATCTACGGTTGTATAGCGCAGGGCATCGGCCTGGCGCTGAGCGAGGACTTCGAGGACATCAAGAAGCATTCGACCATGATCGGTGCCGGATTCCCCTACATCGAAAGCATCCCAGACTCCATGGAGATCGAATACTTCGAGAACAACCTGCGTGAGCATGGTCCCTTCGGCGCCTCCGGAGCCGGGGAAGGCCCCATGGTCAATCCGCATATGGCCGTGATAAACGCCATTCGTGACGCCTGTGGAGCGAGAATCTACAGGCTGCCCGCCACGCCGGACAGAGTCCTCGAAGCGTTGAAAGCCGTTTAG
- the trkA gene encoding Trk system potassium transporter TrkA: MRVIIIGAGEVGYHLAQRLAVENKEVVVVDTSDEALRKVAESSDVQTIKGSGSSPKILEEAGIAEADIFLAVTDSDEINLISCYYANMLSEGVTKLARIRSEMYTDYGHLLTERGANITKIINPDEEVVNSVLRLMSVPGAVEINEFAGGKIRLIGIHLPDHSPIMGSQLIHLRDKIGDDLGLVIAAIVRNDKLIIPSGMDVLKPGDLVYFVCDIRDQEEIMARLGVADDPVRKVLIIGGGNIGFRLAKALDNKYYHTRLLENRQKRCEYLSEHLDRPIVLMGDSTDQEILREENIQDMDMVIAVTGDEETNILSCLLAKSLGARRTVTRVNNFGYMPLIEPIGIDYVVCPRLSAINSLLHYIRRGKIISSVSIKGEEAEALEAVAQEDSPIVGKAVKDLGFPRGSLVLCFQRGDEVVIPRGDSVVLPNDRLIIISTRQNIPKVERVLTTKVELF, translated from the coding sequence TTGCGGGTTATCATCATAGGCGCCGGCGAGGTCGGCTATCATCTTGCGCAGCGGCTGGCCGTAGAGAACAAGGAAGTTGTTGTCGTGGACACCAGCGACGAAGCCCTGCGCAAAGTCGCGGAGAGTTCGGACGTCCAGACCATCAAGGGATCGGGATCCAGCCCCAAAATACTTGAAGAGGCTGGCATCGCCGAAGCCGATATCTTCCTGGCCGTGACCGACTCCGACGAGATCAATCTCATCAGCTGCTACTACGCAAACATGCTCAGTGAAGGCGTGACCAAGCTCGCACGTATTCGGAGCGAAATGTATACGGATTATGGTCACCTGCTCACCGAGCGCGGGGCAAACATCACCAAGATCATCAATCCGGACGAGGAAGTGGTCAATTCGGTGCTGCGGCTCATGAGCGTGCCCGGCGCGGTGGAGATCAACGAATTTGCGGGCGGAAAAATCCGGCTTATCGGTATCCACCTGCCGGACCACAGCCCGATTATGGGCAGTCAGTTGATTCACCTGCGCGACAAGATCGGCGACGATCTGGGGCTGGTCATCGCGGCCATAGTGCGCAACGACAAACTGATTATTCCCAGCGGTATGGATGTGTTGAAGCCGGGCGACCTGGTCTATTTCGTCTGTGACATTCGCGACCAGGAGGAGATAATGGCTCGCCTGGGCGTGGCCGACGACCCGGTGCGCAAGGTCCTAATCATAGGTGGCGGCAATATCGGCTTCCGTCTGGCCAAGGCCCTGGACAACAAATATTACCATACCCGGCTGCTGGAGAACCGCCAAAAGCGTTGCGAGTACCTGTCCGAGCATCTGGACCGGCCCATCGTGCTCATGGGCGACTCCACGGACCAGGAGATTCTTCGAGAGGAAAACATTCAGGACATGGACATGGTCATCGCCGTGACCGGCGACGAAGAGACCAATATCCTGTCCTGCCTCCTGGCCAAGTCTCTTGGGGCGAGGCGTACTGTTACGCGCGTCAACAACTTCGGGTACATGCCGCTCATCGAACCCATAGGGATCGACTACGTCGTCTGCCCCAGGCTGTCGGCCATCAACTCTCTGCTGCACTATATCCGTCGGGGCAAGATCATTTCTTCCGTGTCCATCAAGGGCGAGGAGGCCGAGGCCCTGGAGGCCGTGGCCCAGGAGGATTCCCCCATTGTGGGCAAGGCGGTCAAGGATCTCGGGTTCCCGCGCGGGAGTCTGGTCCTGTGCTTTCAGCGGGGCGACGAGGTCGTCATTCCGCGCGGCGATTCCGTGGTATTGCCCAATGACAGGCTTATCATCATTTCCACCCGTCAGAACATTCCCAAGGTTGAGCGGGTCCTGACCACCAAGGTGGAGCTTTTCTAG
- the nadB gene encoding L-aspartate oxidase, with product MNHFRLQSDALIIGSGIAGSVAALTLADQGRDVILITAGADLKTGNTSLAQGGIVYRNEQDDPKILEKDIMTAGWKHNYASAVRHIARKGPEVLKELFLEKYKIPFNQRKPGDWYLTREGGHSLARILYCDDHTGRNIMEVLAEAVEKHPNIRVLTQRTAIDLLTTQHHAQHLDFKYNLSNQCVGAYVFNDQVGKVETILAKFTMLATGGIGQIYLHTTNTKGSIGSGLAMAHRAGTRLMNCEYVQFHPTALYGGTKRGERRFLVSEAVRGEGAVLVNSRGERFMPRHDPRADLAPRDIVTRAIMDEMLSSGDDSVYLDCSGIKQDVDKRFPTISERCRKMGLNMATDPIPVVPAAHYFCGGILVDNRSRTTLDQLYAAGECSCTGVHGANRLASTSLLEGMLWGHSAGHDMATRLNRTSGLSRKLSDSIPDWMPHGIRDEDPALVSQDWANIRNTMWNYVGVARSSNRLNRAFVDLRKLTKNLQDFYRETALSKSIIDLFHGSQTAYIITVAALRNKETKGCHFRID from the coding sequence ATGAACCATTTTCGCTTGCAATCCGATGCGTTAATCATTGGATCCGGCATCGCCGGTTCCGTAGCCGCCCTCACCCTGGCCGACCAGGGGCGCGACGTCATTCTCATCACCGCCGGGGCCGACCTGAAAACCGGCAATACATCCCTTGCCCAGGGGGGCATCGTCTACCGCAACGAGCAGGACGACCCCAAAATCTTGGAAAAGGACATCATGACCGCGGGCTGGAAGCACAACTACGCCAGCGCCGTCCGTCATATTGCCCGCAAGGGTCCTGAAGTGCTGAAGGAACTCTTCCTCGAAAAGTACAAGATTCCTTTCAATCAGCGCAAACCCGGCGACTGGTACCTGACCCGCGAAGGCGGCCACTCCCTCGCCCGCATCCTGTATTGCGACGACCACACCGGCCGTAACATCATGGAAGTGCTGGCCGAAGCCGTGGAAAAGCACCCGAACATACGCGTGCTGACCCAGCGTACGGCCATCGACCTGCTGACCACCCAGCACCACGCCCAACACCTGGACTTCAAGTACAACCTGTCCAACCAGTGCGTGGGAGCCTATGTCTTTAACGACCAGGTGGGCAAGGTCGAGACCATTCTGGCCAAGTTCACCATGCTGGCCACCGGCGGTATCGGGCAGATTTACCTGCACACCACCAATACCAAAGGCTCCATCGGCTCGGGCCTGGCCATGGCCCACCGGGCGGGCACAAGGCTGATGAATTGTGAATACGTGCAGTTCCATCCCACGGCCCTGTACGGCGGAACCAAGCGCGGCGAACGCCGTTTTCTTGTTTCCGAGGCCGTGCGAGGCGAGGGAGCGGTTCTGGTCAACTCGCGCGGCGAGCGTTTCATGCCCCGCCACGACCCCAGAGCCGACCTTGCGCCCCGCGACATCGTCACCCGGGCCATTATGGATGAGATGCTGAGTTCGGGCGACGATTCCGTTTATCTGGACTGCTCCGGCATCAAGCAGGACGTGGACAAGCGTTTCCCGACCATCTCCGAGCGGTGCCGCAAGATGGGCCTGAACATGGCCACCGACCCGATTCCCGTTGTTCCTGCCGCCCACTATTTCTGCGGCGGCATATTGGTGGACAACCGGTCCCGGACCACCCTCGACCAGCTCTATGCTGCCGGTGAGTGCAGTTGCACAGGCGTCCATGGCGCCAACCGTCTGGCCAGCACCTCGCTGCTCGAAGGCATGCTCTGGGGCCATTCGGCAGGCCATGACATGGCCACGCGTCTGAACCGGACTTCGGGCCTGTCCCGGAAGCTCTCGGACTCCATCCCGGACTGGATGCCCCACGGCATCCGTGACGAGGATCCGGCCCTGGTCTCACAGGACTGGGCCAACATCCGAAACACCATGTGGAACTACGTCGGCGTCGCCCGATCGAGCAACCGGCTCAACCGCGCCTTTGTCGATCTGCGCAAGCTGACCAAGAACCTCCAGGACTTCTATCGGGAGACCGCCCTGAGCAAGTCCATCATCGATCTCTTTCACGGCTCTCAGACGGCCTACATCATCACCGTGGCCGCCCTGCGCAACAAAGAGACCAAAGGGTGTCACTTCCGCATCGACTAG
- a CDS encoding iron-containing alcohol dehydrogenase, whose protein sequence is MITAFQMANMIFTGVDALGKVPESIKMQGLKKPLIVTDKGVVKVGLVKKVTDVLESEGIAYAVYDETVPNPNEQNAEDSFKLYQKEGCDCLIGLGGGSSMDAAKACGILATSGAPIEDYRGMGLLKAPLPFYIAIPTTAGTGSESTCAAIITNTRGDHPWKMVILDGRLLPNLAIIDPMLMIGLPPAITASTGMDAMTHAIEAYLSIGSMEYSNALAIGAIELIFKYLARAVGNGSDLEAREKMAYAQTMAGIAFSNAGLGLVHSMAHPLSAFYHFAHGFANAVCLPTVLDYNKIVCRDKMAHIARLGGLTDLGNYPEDAGVEVIQRLNDQVGIPRTISDVAAMMGTTVDTKDIEPMSKDALNEVSTVTTPRVPNLNDVMGLYKKCW, encoded by the coding sequence ATGATTACTGCGTTTCAAATGGCCAACATGATCTTCACCGGCGTCGACGCCCTTGGAAAGGTGCCTGAATCCATCAAGATGCAAGGCTTGAAAAAACCGTTGATCGTGACGGACAAAGGGGTTGTCAAAGTTGGTTTGGTCAAGAAGGTTACCGACGTTCTCGAAAGCGAAGGCATCGCCTATGCCGTCTACGACGAGACCGTGCCCAATCCCAATGAGCAGAACGCCGAAGACTCGTTCAAGCTGTACCAGAAGGAAGGCTGCGACTGTCTGATCGGTCTGGGCGGCGGCAGCTCCATGGACGCGGCCAAGGCCTGTGGTATTCTGGCCACCAGCGGCGCTCCCATCGAAGATTACCGGGGCATGGGCCTGCTCAAGGCGCCCCTGCCGTTTTATATAGCCATTCCCACCACGGCCGGCACCGGCTCCGAGTCGACCTGCGCCGCGATCATTACCAACACCCGCGGCGACCACCCCTGGAAGATGGTCATCCTCGACGGTCGACTGCTGCCCAACCTGGCCATCATCGATCCCATGCTCATGATCGGCCTGCCCCCGGCGATCACCGCCTCCACCGGCATGGACGCCATGACCCACGCCATTGAGGCCTACCTGTCCATCGGTTCGATGGAATACTCCAACGCCCTGGCCATCGGTGCCATCGAGTTGATCTTCAAATACCTGGCAAGAGCCGTCGGTAACGGCAGCGATCTGGAAGCAAGGGAAAAGATGGCCTATGCCCAGACCATGGCCGGCATAGCCTTCAGCAATGCCGGACTGGGACTGGTCCACTCCATGGCCCACCCGCTCAGCGCCTTTTACCACTTCGCCCACGGATTCGCGAACGCGGTCTGCCTGCCCACCGTGCTTGATTACAACAAGATCGTCTGTCGCGATAAGATGGCCCACATCGCCAGATTGGGTGGTCTTACCGACTTAGGCAACTATCCGGAAGACGCTGGCGTCGAGGTGATCCAGCGGCTCAACGATCAGGTCGGCATCCCCAGAACCATCTCCGATGTAGCCGCCATGATGGGAACCACCGTGGACACAAAGGATATCGAGCCCATGTCCAAGGACGCGCTCAACGAAGTATCCACCGTGACGACCCCGCGGGTACCGAACCTGAACGACGTCATGGGGCTGTACAAGAAGTGCTGGTAG